A region of Maridesulfovibrio sp. DNA encodes the following proteins:
- a CDS encoding 30S ribosomal protein S1 — MSEKNLETNGEENFAELFEAFQSESNDNLQVGDQIKGTVISITKDSVFIDTGSKVDGVVDRDELTDEEGELTVKEGDSVELYVISMNNNEIVLSKAMSGAGGLNMLREAYENKVPVEGKVAETCKGGFRVMMMHRKVFCPVSQIDTSFVEDAEAFVGSTHNFQVIKFEENGRNIVVSRRVLLEQEQEKAREQFMQDVQPDAVMEGKVTKLMPFGAFVELTPGVEGMVHVSELSWSRSAKPEDIVQPGDDVTVRILSMEPRKDGKGLKIGLSLKQLQNDPWDEVGDKFKAGDKISGTVVRCADFGAFVEIAPGIEGLVHVSEMSYTKRVHKPEDEVSPGQEVAVMIKEIDPVKRRIGLSMKDAAGDPWMDMADTFKVGQEVEGTVENRAEFGIFINLAPGITGLLPMSRITRSGKQAELEALKPGDKVTISIEEINTADRKVTLTAGEAKKDDGDKDWKEYAKSAPKKPAPRKSAPKTSSTTSSSGGSGGSGGFGGLLGDKLQEAMKNKK, encoded by the coding sequence ATGTCCGAGAAAAACTTGGAAACCAATGGCGAAGAGAACTTTGCCGAACTGTTTGAAGCCTTCCAGTCCGAATCCAACGACAACCTTCAGGTTGGAGACCAGATCAAGGGAACCGTCATTTCCATCACCAAAGATTCCGTATTTATTGATACCGGTTCCAAGGTGGACGGAGTTGTCGACCGTGATGAACTGACCGATGAAGAAGGCGAACTGACCGTCAAGGAAGGAGACAGCGTAGAACTCTACGTAATCTCCATGAACAACAATGAAATCGTCCTTTCCAAAGCCATGTCCGGCGCGGGTGGACTCAACATGCTGCGTGAAGCATACGAGAACAAAGTCCCGGTTGAAGGCAAGGTTGCAGAGACCTGCAAAGGCGGCTTCAGAGTTATGATGATGCACCGTAAGGTATTCTGCCCCGTAAGCCAGATCGACACCTCTTTTGTTGAAGACGCTGAAGCTTTCGTCGGCAGCACACACAATTTTCAGGTCATCAAGTTCGAAGAAAACGGTCGCAACATTGTTGTTTCCAGAAGAGTTCTTCTCGAACAGGAACAGGAAAAAGCCCGCGAACAGTTCATGCAGGATGTCCAGCCTGATGCTGTAATGGAAGGTAAAGTCACCAAACTTATGCCGTTCGGAGCATTTGTTGAGCTTACCCCCGGCGTAGAAGGCATGGTTCACGTTTCCGAACTGAGCTGGTCACGTTCTGCCAAGCCCGAGGATATTGTACAGCCCGGCGATGATGTAACCGTACGCATCCTTTCCATGGAGCCGCGCAAAGACGGTAAAGGCCTCAAAATTGGTCTTTCCCTCAAACAGCTGCAGAATGACCCGTGGGATGAAGTCGGCGACAAATTCAAGGCCGGTGATAAAATCAGCGGTACTGTTGTCCGCTGTGCCGATTTCGGCGCATTCGTTGAAATCGCACCCGGCATTGAAGGGCTGGTCCACGTATCCGAGATGAGCTACACCAAGCGCGTCCATAAGCCGGAAGACGAAGTATCCCCCGGCCAGGAAGTAGCTGTGATGATCAAGGAGATCGATCCGGTAAAACGTCGTATCGGCCTGTCCATGAAAGACGCTGCAGGTGATCCTTGGATGGACATGGCTGACACCTTCAAGGTTGGTCAGGAAGTGGAAGGAACAGTGGAGAACCGTGCTGAATTCGGTATCTTCATCAACCTCGCTCCCGGCATAACCGGACTGCTGCCCATGTCCCGCATCACCCGCTCCGGCAAACAGGCCGAGCTGGAAGCACTGAAGCCCGGCGACAAGGTTACCATCTCCATTGAAGAGATCAATACTGCAGACCGCAAGGTAACCCTCACCGCAGGTGAAGCCAAAAAAGACGATGGAGACAAAGACTGGAAAGAATACGCCAAGTCCGCACCCAAAAAGCCTGCCCCGCGCAAATCCGCTCCCAAAACCAGCTCCACAACAAGTAGTTCCGGTGGTTCTGGTGGTTCCGGTGGATTCGGCGGCCTGCTCGGCGACAAGCTTCAGGAAGCCATGAAGAACAAAAAATAA
- a CDS encoding septal ring lytic transglycosylase RlpA family protein, whose translation MIKRFFMVQLLLLTVAVNAYAQDGFHNKTDEALSASETVVIPADYREEGMASWYGEKFQGKLTASGEPYDMKKMTAAHNYLPLGVKVTVTNLGNNKKAAVTINDRGPFVPDRIIDLSRAAAQELGFIDSGKAKVLIEPYRPEPEPQSAAAPAPVQKKLYGAFYIQAGAYKVKANADRLIEKLHKAGFHNTRTVRVVTDSAQIFKVQLGMYKSLDKARKAHISMGKGFPGTFILADVIQD comes from the coding sequence ATGATCAAACGGTTTTTTATGGTGCAGCTTTTGCTGCTGACGGTTGCGGTTAACGCATATGCGCAGGATGGATTTCATAATAAAACAGATGAAGCCTTGTCTGCCTCTGAAACAGTCGTCATTCCTGCAGATTATCGGGAAGAAGGCATGGCGTCATGGTATGGGGAAAAATTTCAGGGTAAATTGACGGCCAGCGGTGAGCCTTATGACATGAAAAAAATGACCGCTGCTCACAATTATCTTCCGCTGGGAGTGAAAGTTACGGTTACCAATCTCGGCAACAACAAGAAAGCTGCAGTGACCATCAATGACCGTGGTCCTTTTGTTCCGGACCGTATCATTGATCTTTCACGTGCCGCCGCTCAGGAACTCGGTTTTATTGATTCCGGAAAAGCCAAGGTGCTCATCGAACCATATCGCCCGGAGCCTGAACCGCAATCAGCAGCCGCTCCTGCCCCGGTTCAGAAAAAACTCTACGGAGCTTTTTACATTCAGGCCGGGGCATACAAGGTCAAGGCCAATGCCGACCGTCTGATCGAAAAGTTACACAAGGCCGGTTTTCACAACACCCGCACAGTTCGAGTCGTTACCGACAGTGCTCAGATTTTCAAGGTGCAACTGGGCATGTATAAATCTTTGGATAAGGCCAGAAAGGCCCACATTTCCATGGGCAAAGGCTTTCCGGGAACTTTTATTCTGGCAGATGTTATTCAAGATTAA
- a CDS encoding FxsA family protein has protein sequence MFAKIFLGFVLIPLIDLYILVQIGSKIGTLNAIALCLLTAFVGAALAKSQGVATMQKVQENLNKGIMPAEDILDAVLIFLAGLVLLTPGFMTDIFGLLILFPVTRGYFKKMLRKQFENMKNNPNIHVVHHNSEFTAWTNQDQPKRRIDHDVIDVEVEDRKDNKPLQ, from the coding sequence ATGTTCGCTAAAATTTTTCTGGGTTTTGTCCTTATTCCCCTGATTGATCTCTACATTCTGGTACAGATCGGTTCCAAAATCGGGACACTCAATGCCATTGCCCTCTGCCTGCTGACCGCCTTTGTGGGCGCGGCTCTCGCTAAATCACAAGGCGTGGCCACCATGCAAAAAGTTCAGGAAAACCTGAACAAAGGCATCATGCCCGCCGAAGATATCCTTGACGCGGTGCTGATTTTCCTCGCCGGACTGGTCCTGCTGACCCCCGGATTCATGACCGATATTTTTGGTCTGCTCATCCTCTTCCCGGTAACACGCGGCTACTTCAAAAAGATGCTCCGCAAACAGTTTGAAAACATGAAAAACAACCCGAACATCCATGTGGTTCACCACAACTCCGAATTCACTGCCTGGACCAACCAAGACCAGCCCAAACGCCGCATTGACCACGATGTCATCGATGTTGAGGTGGAAGACAGAAAGGATAATAAGCCGCTGCAGTAG
- a CDS encoding class I adenylate cyclase produces the protein MAETETHDTLLEELRRLNIYPPDERQLAELRFKIDAKFSRDQTSPDSLEAAKYATLFYGLAMKALEQEAEQSSKPSLVPETTDSTAAVCLDNLALIGTCGKNLAALILCNRLLPYSRAKEWLSNQKDKTAIAVADRMLAVHTGDVPERIKYAESVLERVANLDLRESVDFFAGNGTRKGQLSFSSLEKFMSGTYGRTCRARLRTPESLEEITLCTETMPPYPDKDMVADVSFHLKTMDPIIMEKVLRAVERLADEIDDELLKEILPLAQSPSLPLAKASMDIITKFAGPRRGRIFAQLFNEAPKLRAELINRVPLLGSDSFARFMNGISEVFHTPVLAVLFSTISEEDPQCFGSILNLVLRQSRSQKKNSLKSVLARIMNTENLAEPVRKEMPEGKNVPGVDFVKQGGPIMLNLEHKEQEQTGFKRIFGKPAVQSDAMPDIYTDGQLTNQRLHKLNKWKSLSQGLAFQNCVFSACEFRESFMEECSFKGCTFEACTFADAFFLEAEFTDCTFISCSLNETTFYDCSFKDCSFQYSHFDSAVTFLSTFKNCRFKATASPGAYFCRTSFTATMFHTCDLRGTVFYKGSVKGSDFCFSDFTATMFRDGIVSSSYFTECSTSHCRAMNMKTDSTELLKAMVWTFTARLAEREQLRKRSTGFGNIDEYGKGVLHKTLKRWFVLKEIERNHANFSENNRRRLDWTAAKLEGKGRRFLSILPALLHTNAFEVRSGMDHRSTASKINGFELTPQTTDLLEEFFPETKYEESGKDAIPIEAFMSIGSTGTIAQTADSDLDCWVCCNFKDIHPESREKLGIKLKSIEEWALHEFGLEIHFFIMDTLEIRHNKFGLSDEESSGSAQSAILKEEFYRTALLLAGRPPLWWFTPPESGPKTYENSKKKVNLLKGKDFYVDLGNVPKIPVEEFFGASLWQIVKGIKSPFKSIMKFGLLELYTSDSKYSLLCEKLKKNIQNGKRRLHRVDPYMLLYRELADFYAKRGQTDCIWLTAMALRLKCGLVGEKGIEGSPARAEEIELMNFASSLSGETPEGAFEGFRGLTDFSSVAELGKQINQFMINTYIKIRGEQDRIPGVAITPEDLTRLGRVVFSAFAKRKDKIQHLSLPGPKTHFFKTLIISRTEQGDIWQIHGEFPDESGARNILTPIESGQDLNCMLVWLALNRLYDKEMQVKTDINSGPLRERDLKRLFSELMLFFPQKTTFKVPIEETLNAERITKGFFIVNLCVPPESKKIHEVNLVYSTNWGEIFCSPLKVNRKLIEKPEIFLKEHMGALYDGKVELGQFLPQSAECPFLKIPVGLGH, from the coding sequence ATGGCTGAGACCGAAACACATGATACCCTGCTTGAAGAGCTGCGCAGGCTGAATATTTACCCTCCTGACGAGCGGCAACTGGCTGAGTTGCGCTTTAAGATCGACGCTAAATTCAGTAGGGACCAGACATCCCCTGACAGTCTGGAAGCCGCCAAATATGCCACGCTGTTCTACGGTCTGGCCATGAAGGCTCTTGAGCAGGAAGCTGAGCAGAGCAGCAAGCCCTCCCTTGTCCCTGAAACCACCGACTCTACAGCAGCAGTCTGTCTCGACAACCTTGCCTTAATTGGTACCTGCGGTAAAAATCTTGCAGCTCTTATCCTCTGCAACCGTTTGCTGCCTTATTCTCGAGCCAAGGAATGGCTTTCCAATCAAAAAGACAAAACAGCCATTGCAGTGGCTGACCGTATGCTGGCCGTTCACACCGGGGATGTACCGGAACGGATTAAATATGCTGAATCCGTACTGGAACGCGTGGCAAACCTCGACCTGCGGGAATCAGTTGATTTCTTTGCCGGAAACGGAACCCGCAAGGGGCAGCTTTCTTTCAGCTCTTTAGAAAAATTCATGTCCGGCACCTACGGCAGAACATGCCGCGCAAGGTTGCGGACGCCAGAAAGTCTTGAAGAAATCACCCTTTGCACCGAAACCATGCCCCCCTACCCGGACAAAGACATGGTTGCAGATGTTTCTTTCCACCTGAAAACCATGGACCCCATCATCATGGAAAAGGTGCTCCGGGCTGTGGAAAGACTCGCTGACGAAATAGATGATGAACTGCTTAAAGAAATTCTGCCTCTGGCCCAGTCGCCTTCCCTGCCTCTCGCCAAAGCGTCGATGGACATTATCACCAAATTCGCAGGTCCCAGAAGAGGGCGTATCTTCGCCCAGCTTTTTAATGAAGCCCCTAAGTTGAGGGCGGAACTGATTAACCGGGTTCCGCTGCTGGGCAGTGATAGCTTCGCCCGTTTCATGAATGGAATTTCAGAAGTATTCCACACTCCGGTGTTGGCGGTTTTATTTTCCACAATAAGCGAAGAAGATCCGCAATGCTTCGGCAGCATTCTAAATCTTGTTCTCAGGCAGTCCCGCAGCCAAAAAAAGAACAGCCTTAAATCCGTGCTGGCCCGGATAATGAACACGGAAAACCTAGCCGAACCGGTCAGGAAGGAAATGCCCGAAGGCAAAAACGTTCCAGGTGTGGACTTTGTTAAACAAGGCGGCCCTATTATGCTCAATCTTGAGCATAAAGAGCAGGAACAGACCGGGTTCAAACGCATTTTCGGCAAACCTGCTGTGCAATCAGACGCTATGCCCGATATCTATACAGACGGACAGTTGACCAATCAGCGGCTACACAAATTAAACAAATGGAAAAGCCTTTCTCAAGGGCTGGCTTTCCAGAATTGCGTTTTTTCGGCTTGTGAATTCAGGGAATCATTCATGGAGGAATGCTCGTTCAAAGGATGTACCTTTGAAGCCTGCACCTTTGCTGATGCCTTTTTTCTGGAAGCGGAATTCACGGATTGTACTTTTATCAGCTGTTCCCTGAACGAAACCACATTTTATGACTGCTCTTTTAAAGATTGTTCCTTTCAATACTCACACTTTGATTCAGCAGTCACTTTCCTCAGTACTTTTAAGAACTGCCGTTTTAAAGCAACCGCATCTCCGGGAGCATATTTCTGCCGTACCAGTTTTACGGCAACCATGTTCCATACCTGTGATTTACGCGGGACCGTGTTTTACAAAGGAAGTGTGAAGGGTTCTGATTTTTGTTTCTCCGATTTTACCGCTACCATGTTCAGAGACGGAATCGTCAGCAGCTCATACTTTACAGAATGCAGCACAAGTCATTGCCGGGCCATGAACATGAAGACAGACTCCACGGAACTGCTCAAGGCCATGGTCTGGACCTTTACGGCCCGGCTTGCAGAGAGGGAGCAATTACGGAAAAGATCAACCGGATTCGGAAATATCGATGAATATGGAAAAGGCGTACTTCATAAAACGCTCAAGCGATGGTTTGTCCTCAAGGAAATAGAACGCAACCATGCCAATTTTTCCGAAAACAACAGACGCAGGCTGGACTGGACAGCGGCAAAACTTGAGGGAAAAGGCAGAAGATTCCTGAGCATACTGCCAGCCCTGCTGCACACCAATGCTTTTGAAGTCAGGTCGGGTATGGACCACCGCAGTACCGCTTCAAAAATAAACGGTTTCGAGCTTACCCCGCAGACAACAGACCTTCTGGAAGAATTCTTTCCTGAAACAAAATACGAAGAAAGCGGAAAAGACGCCATTCCCATTGAAGCTTTCATGTCTATCGGCAGCACCGGGACCATTGCCCAGACCGCTGATTCCGACCTTGATTGCTGGGTCTGCTGCAACTTCAAAGACATACATCCGGAAAGCAGGGAAAAACTGGGAATAAAGCTCAAAAGCATTGAGGAATGGGCCTTACATGAATTCGGTCTTGAAATTCATTTTTTCATCATGGACACTCTTGAAATCCGCCATAATAAGTTCGGGTTGAGTGATGAAGAGAGTTCCGGTTCCGCTCAAAGCGCAATTCTGAAAGAAGAATTTTACCGCACCGCCCTGCTGCTGGCCGGACGCCCTCCTCTGTGGTGGTTCACTCCTCCGGAATCAGGGCCCAAGACTTATGAAAACAGCAAAAAGAAAGTAAACCTGCTCAAGGGCAAAGATTTTTACGTTGATCTCGGCAATGTCCCGAAAATACCGGTAGAAGAATTCTTCGGCGCATCCCTGTGGCAGATAGTAAAAGGAATCAAGAGTCCGTTTAAATCTATTATGAAGTTCGGACTGCTGGAACTGTATACATCGGACAGCAAATATTCCCTGCTCTGTGAAAAGCTCAAGAAAAACATCCAGAATGGAAAACGCCGGCTGCATAGGGTTGATCCGTACATGCTCCTCTACCGTGAACTTGCTGACTTTTACGCTAAACGGGGACAGACCGACTGCATCTGGCTTACGGCCATGGCCCTGCGCCTGAAATGCGGACTTGTGGGTGAGAAAGGGATTGAAGGCAGTCCGGCCCGTGCTGAAGAAATTGAACTGATGAACTTCGCCTCAAGCCTGTCCGGTGAAACACCGGAAGGAGCTTTTGAAGGATTCAGGGGACTTACAGATTTCAGCTCCGTGGCCGAACTTGGCAAACAGATCAACCAGTTCATGATCAACACCTATATAAAAATTCGTGGCGAACAGGATAGAATTCCCGGAGTTGCCATTACCCCCGAAGACCTGACCAGACTCGGCAGGGTGGTTTTTTCTGCTTTTGCAAAACGCAAAGACAAGATTCAGCATCTATCCCTGCCCGGTCCCAAAACCCATTTTTTCAAGACCTTAATTATTTCACGCACGGAACAAGGGGACATATGGCAAATTCACGGTGAATTTCCAGATGAATCCGGAGCCCGGAACATCCTGACCCCAATTGAATCAGGGCAGGACCTCAACTGTATGCTGGTCTGGCTGGCCCTGAACAGACTCTACGATAAGGAGATGCAGGTCAAAACCGATATCAATTCCGGCCCACTACGGGAAAGGGATCTAAAAAGACTGTTCAGCGAACTGATGCTTTTCTTTCCGCAAAAAACGACTTTCAAAGTCCCCATTGAAGAAACCCTGAATGCTGAACGCATAACCAAAGGTTTCTTTATAGTTAACCTGTGCGTCCCCCCGGAAAGCAAAAAAATTCATGAGGTGAATCTGGTATACAGCACCAACTGGGGCGAAATATTCTGCTCTCCCCTCAAGGTGAACCGCAAACTGATTGAAAAACCTGAAATATTTCTGAAAGAACATATGGGTGCGCTTTACGATGGGAAAGTTGAACTGGGACAGTTTCTTCCCCAGAGCGCGGAGTGCCCCTTCCTGAAAATACCGGTCGGATTAGGGCACTAA
- the rlmD gene encoding 23S rRNA (uracil(1939)-C(5))-methyltransferase RlmD gives MSNNTSPIRKGDIVETRIESLAFGGRGIGRFEGLTLFVEGVVPGQTVRCEITKLKKRFGEARRTEIIDHAENEQTPACEYFGSCGGCLHQDIKYPAQSFWKGRQVCETLERIGKIPANTPGMGENALSSPLEYGYRNKMEFSFHGIDDSLKLGFKRRGSETEVINISSCPLLPAECTGIPALVRDYCARTGIGTYRHNRGGYWRKLVVRFSHHSGEMMIHLLTGPAKSHHAVKGLGKLLFENYPQLKSFVHSTRKGRADLATGERLISLTGQKFITETLTRADGTEINYRITPNAFFQTNSKGAEELYRKSVELAAPGPDDVVWDLFCGSGGIGMFMAKDVGRMIGIEVSEESVLSAKENAKLNGLENTQYIVGNLASAKGLPEDLPRPDMVIVDPPRSGVPEPSLQKLLELGPQKILYISCNPATLARDVAKMHEKYSLERFAAVDMFPHTAHVESIALLTKTG, from the coding sequence ATGAGTAATAATACCAGCCCCATCCGCAAAGGCGATATAGTTGAAACCCGGATAGAATCTCTGGCCTTCGGCGGCAGGGGGATCGGGCGTTTTGAGGGATTGACCCTTTTTGTGGAAGGCGTTGTGCCGGGCCAGACAGTGCGCTGCGAAATAACCAAACTCAAAAAAAGGTTCGGAGAAGCCCGCCGCACAGAGATCATCGACCATGCTGAAAATGAGCAGACTCCAGCCTGTGAATACTTCGGTTCCTGCGGGGGATGTCTGCATCAGGATATCAAATATCCGGCCCAATCCTTTTGGAAAGGCCGCCAGGTATGCGAAACACTTGAGCGTATCGGCAAAATTCCCGCAAACACACCGGGCATGGGCGAAAATGCACTCTCTTCTCCGCTGGAATACGGATACCGCAATAAGATGGAATTCTCCTTCCATGGTATTGATGATTCCCTGAAGCTGGGTTTTAAGCGGCGAGGTTCTGAAACCGAGGTCATCAATATTTCCAGCTGTCCGCTGCTGCCTGCAGAGTGTACCGGAATCCCGGCCCTTGTGCGTGACTACTGTGCCCGGACCGGAATCGGGACATACCGCCACAACCGGGGCGGCTACTGGCGCAAACTTGTAGTACGATTCTCCCATCACAGCGGAGAAATGATGATCCACCTGCTCACCGGGCCGGCCAAATCACATCATGCCGTAAAAGGACTGGGCAAGCTCCTTTTTGAAAACTATCCGCAGCTGAAGAGTTTTGTGCATTCCACCCGTAAGGGGCGGGCTGATCTGGCCACCGGAGAAAGATTGATTTCACTGACCGGTCAGAAATTTATCACCGAAACACTGACCCGTGCGGACGGCACAGAAATCAACTACCGTATCACCCCCAATGCCTTTTTCCAAACTAACTCCAAAGGCGCGGAGGAACTCTACCGCAAAAGCGTGGAACTGGCTGCACCCGGACCGGATGATGTTGTCTGGGACCTTTTCTGCGGTTCCGGGGGCATCGGTATGTTCATGGCAAAAGACGTGGGTAGAATGATCGGCATTGAAGTTTCCGAAGAATCCGTGCTGTCGGCAAAAGAAAATGCCAAACTCAACGGGTTGGAGAATACGCAATATATCGTCGGCAACCTCGCCTCTGCTAAGGGACTTCCCGAGGACCTGCCCCGACCTGATATGGTTATTGTGGACCCTCCCCGTTCCGGCGTTCCTGAACCTTCCCTGCAAAAACTTCTCGAATTGGGACCGCAAAAGATCCTCTATATATCCTGCAACCCCGCGACCCTTGCCCGTGATGTTGCGAAAATGCACGAAAAGTACAGTCTGGAGCGTTTTGCCGCAGTGGATATGTTTCCACATACGGCACATGTGGAATCCATCGCGCTGTTGACGAAAACGGGCTAA
- a CDS encoding sulfite exporter TauE/SafE family protein translates to MSAFLLVPAIFLIAGLLQGLTGFGSALIAMPLLAFIIDIKTAVAACTLCGITINLKMCCNLRSNMDSRKILPLIIGSIPGAVFGTLALKEVDGNLITFFLGFLVAGYAGYSLLVRPIVLKLNPAWGYLSGFLTGAITAAVSAGGPPTIIYSSLMGWKKDDFKATLSGFFLAAASMAALGHLISGLTTFYSFQLFLASLLPVQAGVFIGHRLAGKVSEDLYRRIIMILLVFMGIMLIFQSTG, encoded by the coding sequence ATGTCCGCTTTCCTGCTTGTACCTGCAATCTTCCTTATCGCGGGCCTGCTCCAAGGCCTTACCGGATTCGGCTCAGCCCTTATAGCCATGCCGTTGCTTGCGTTCATTATCGACATCAAAACAGCAGTAGCGGCCTGCACCCTTTGCGGAATAACCATAAACCTGAAAATGTGCTGCAACCTGCGCTCTAATATGGACTCGCGCAAAATATTACCCCTGATTATAGGCAGCATTCCGGGAGCAGTCTTCGGCACACTTGCCCTCAAGGAAGTGGACGGCAACCTAATAACTTTCTTTCTGGGATTTCTGGTCGCCGGTTACGCCGGGTACTCACTGCTGGTGCGCCCCATTGTTCTCAAACTGAACCCGGCATGGGGTTATCTTTCCGGATTCCTGACCGGTGCCATAACTGCGGCAGTAAGTGCCGGTGGTCCCCCCACCATCATATATTCATCTCTCATGGGATGGAAAAAAGATGACTTCAAAGCAACGCTCTCCGGCTTCTTTCTGGCGGCTGCGTCTATGGCTGCACTCGGGCATCTGATCAGCGGACTCACAACATTTTATTCCTTCCAGCTCTTCCTTGCTTCCCTGTTACCGGTTCAGGCGGGAGTCTTCATCGGACACAGGCTTGCAGGAAAGGTCTCGGAAGACCTTTACAGAAGAATAATCATGATTTTGCTTGTCTTCATGGGAATCATGCTTATTTTTCAAAGCACAGGTTAA
- a CDS encoding acyl-CoA dehydratase activase, which produces MIAGIDIGSRSMELVVLDGDKIFIKRKLPTTFDPASQIKNILKDVTLTRIAATGYGRKLVTEELTGCECLSLTEIKAYALGVSHLYPEARTILDIGGQDTKAISLLGKGKVAKFEMNDRCAAGTGKFLEHLATVFQIPIEDFGRYALEGTEPLMINSMCTVFAETEATSLMAQGKNPRDIALGLHGSIVRRTTNMLSRVGLKGPLVFAGGVANNPCVVSMLKEALDIEPLIPEEPDFAGALGAGIHAKVQ; this is translated from the coding sequence ATGATAGCAGGTATAGACATTGGATCACGGTCCATGGAACTGGTTGTACTTGATGGAGATAAAATTTTCATCAAACGCAAGCTACCCACTACATTTGACCCGGCTTCACAGATTAAAAACATTTTAAAAGATGTGACCCTCACCCGCATTGCCGCGACCGGATACGGACGCAAGCTGGTGACAGAAGAACTGACCGGATGCGAATGCCTGTCCCTGACAGAGATTAAAGCCTATGCTCTGGGAGTCTCGCATCTCTACCCGGAAGCGCGGACCATTCTGGATATCGGAGGGCAGGATACCAAGGCCATCTCGCTACTTGGTAAAGGCAAAGTCGCCAAGTTCGAAATGAACGACCGCTGCGCCGCCGGGACCGGTAAGTTTCTGGAACATCTGGCGACAGTATTTCAAATTCCTATTGAGGATTTCGGACGTTACGCTCTGGAAGGCACCGAACCGCTGATGATCAACAGCATGTGTACTGTTTTTGCGGAAACAGAAGCTACATCACTTATGGCTCAAGGCAAAAATCCGCGTGACATAGCATTAGGTCTGCATGGTTCAATTGTACGGCGCACCACCAACATGCTGAGCCGGGTCGGCTTGAAGGGACCGCTGGTTTTCGCTGGAGGAGTTGCAAATAACCCCTGTGTTGTCAGTATGTTAAAAGAAGCATTGGACATAGAACCGCTTATTCCTGAAGAGCCTGATTTCGCCGGAGCTCTTGGAGCGGGCATACACGCAAAAGTGCAATAA
- a CDS encoding potassium channel family protein → MLKKNKLRMLNKDNFLVLNKKKFRVFEDAFFLALNKKIWPVLRCIFSPTWFVAHKLKKGESKIQRAEIIRRLNTRYLMISILSVGGILAWQRFVSINSPLNETVKIFFNFLWGWFLFSRCNEIFIAFYSDACVRMKPYAYSRSFLLPYERIQLALKSYLELIFNFALLYLMLPVRFWVSASPCPCEMVKNLANAPKLLSDFLYFSGVTITTLGYGDISPTHWWPQFLSVYEVLCGIILLVVSFTVYTGMPKNRKNSKKLCTIVDG, encoded by the coding sequence ATGTTAAAGAAAAATAAGTTGAGGATGTTAAATAAGGATAATTTTTTGGTATTAAACAAAAAGAAATTTCGGGTGTTTGAGGATGCTTTTTTTTTAGCATTAAATAAAAAAATTTGGCCAGTATTAAGATGTATATTTTCCCCTACGTGGTTTGTCGCACATAAATTAAAGAAAGGGGAGAGCAAAATTCAAAGGGCAGAGATTATACGGCGTTTGAACACTAGATATTTGATGATATCCATTCTTAGTGTCGGGGGTATTCTGGCGTGGCAACGTTTTGTCAGTATAAATTCCCCTCTAAACGAAACGGTCAAAATTTTTTTTAATTTTTTGTGGGGATGGTTTTTATTTTCACGCTGTAATGAAATTTTTATAGCTTTCTATTCCGATGCTTGTGTAAGGATGAAACCTTATGCATATAGTAGAAGTTTTCTTTTACCCTACGAACGTATTCAATTAGCATTAAAAAGTTATTTGGAACTGATTTTTAATTTTGCTTTGCTCTATTTGATGCTTCCTGTAAGATTTTGGGTTTCAGCCTCGCCATGCCCTTGCGAGATGGTGAAAAATTTGGCCAATGCTCCCAAGCTCCTTTCTGATTTTCTTTATTTTAGCGGGGTGACAATAACTACCTTGGGTTATGGTGATATCAGTCCCACCCATTGGTGGCCCCAATTTTTGTCTGTATATGAAGTCCTTTGCGGTATTATCCTTTTGGTTGTGAGTTTTACTGTGTATACCGGAATGCCTAAAAACAGAAAGAATAGTAAAAAATTATGTACGATTGTTGATGGTTAG